In Streptomyces sp. NBC_00448, the following are encoded in one genomic region:
- a CDS encoding SIS domain-containing protein — protein sequence MAEGQISAATFADEGRAAVERAIGANKETVAAAARLLADCVAADGVIHGFGTGHSQATVMELVGRAGGLIPTNRIGLSDLVLRGGEDRAVLADPLLERSPGLARRLYELATPRPQDVFVIVSNSGVNNSIVDMALHVKEAGHPLIALTSLTHTRAVPALHSSGKRLADLADAVLDNCAPAGDALLPLPGGGALGGVSTITSALLVQMAVAEAVGLLGAEGHDAPIYISANLPGGHERNKVLEERYAGRIHRGGF from the coding sequence ATGGCCGAGGGACAGATCAGCGCCGCGACGTTCGCCGACGAGGGCCGCGCGGCGGTGGAGCGGGCGATCGGCGCGAACAAGGAGACCGTGGCGGCCGCCGCCCGGCTCCTCGCGGACTGCGTGGCCGCCGACGGCGTGATCCACGGCTTCGGCACCGGCCACTCGCAGGCCACCGTCATGGAACTGGTCGGCCGGGCCGGCGGCCTGATCCCCACCAACCGGATCGGCCTGTCCGACCTGGTGCTGCGCGGCGGCGAGGACCGCGCGGTGCTCGCCGACCCGCTGCTGGAGCGCTCCCCCGGCCTGGCCCGGCGGCTGTACGAACTGGCCACGCCGCGTCCGCAGGACGTGTTCGTGATCGTCTCCAACTCCGGCGTCAACAACTCGATCGTCGACATGGCGCTGCACGTGAAGGAGGCCGGCCACCCGCTGATCGCGCTCACCTCGCTCACCCACACCCGCGCGGTGCCGGCCCTGCACTCCAGCGGCAAGCGGCTGGCCGACCTCGCGGACGCCGTACTGGACAACTGCGCTCCCGCCGGCGACGCGCTGCTGCCGCTGCCGGGTGGCGGCGCCCTAGGCGGGGTGTCCACGATCACCTCGGCGCTGCTGGTGCAGATGGCCGTCGCCGAGGCCGTCGGCCTGCTGGGCGCGGAGGGCCACGACGCGCCGATCTACATCTCCGCGAACCTCCCCGGCGGCCACGAGCGGAACAAGGTGCTGGAGGAGCGGTACGCGGGCCGTATCCACCGCGGCGGTTTCTGA
- a CDS encoding N-acetylglucosamine kinase, whose product MSEIYSHPAGGGSGIDPDGAAGRPPLVVGIDAGGTRSRACLAVGVPGGRVLGRGSGGPGNAMSVGRADLTRHLAAAVGEAVAHALPADPEVRGRIGAAYGGFAGAAPGIGPERGEELAVSCLRDALAAHGITGVPVAVGGDTEVALAAAPGAPSDGLVLIAGTGAIAARLAGGRRAAVSDGHGWLLGDEGSGFWLGNRATRAALEALDGRGPWTTLVPRVVAHYLGGAAGGAGGSDVGGSAAGGSAAGGGDPGSGDVLRRALEVGPASDAVARHLLGEVVVTRAYEQAPARLGALSPIVVEEAEAGDAVARGLLDAAAGLLAATVRSLEPRPGEPLVATGGLLGPGGPLLGRVTERLADRGLRVFPVADGSTGAAALACGLLDGGGSGGRGGPGAAV is encoded by the coding sequence ATGAGTGAAATCTACAGCCACCCGGCGGGCGGCGGCAGCGGTATCGACCCGGACGGGGCGGCGGGCCGGCCGCCCCTGGTCGTGGGCATCGACGCGGGCGGGACGCGCAGCCGGGCCTGCCTGGCGGTGGGCGTGCCCGGCGGCCGGGTGCTCGGGCGGGGGAGCGGCGGCCCGGGCAACGCCATGAGCGTCGGCCGCGCCGACCTGACCCGCCATCTCGCCGCGGCCGTGGGCGAGGCCGTGGCACACGCGCTGCCCGCCGATCCGGAGGTACGGGGCCGGATCGGCGCGGCATACGGGGGGTTCGCGGGGGCGGCGCCGGGGATCGGGCCGGAGCGCGGGGAGGAACTGGCCGTGTCCTGCCTGCGCGACGCGCTCGCCGCGCACGGGATCACCGGGGTGCCGGTCGCCGTCGGCGGCGACACCGAGGTCGCTCTCGCCGCGGCACCCGGCGCCCCCTCCGACGGGCTCGTCCTCATCGCGGGCACCGGCGCCATCGCCGCCCGCCTCGCCGGGGGCCGCCGGGCCGCGGTCTCCGACGGCCACGGCTGGCTGCTCGGCGACGAGGGCAGCGGGTTCTGGCTCGGCAACCGCGCGACGCGGGCGGCGCTGGAGGCGCTGGACGGCCGCGGTCCGTGGACGACGCTGGTGCCGCGGGTGGTGGCGCACTACCTGGGCGGCGCGGCGGGCGGAGCCGGGGGATCGGACGTCGGTGGGTCGGCGGCCGGTGGCTCGGCGGCCGGGGGAGGGGACCCGGGGAGCGGCGACGTGCTGCGGCGGGCGCTGGAGGTCGGGCCGGCCAGCGACGCGGTGGCGCGGCACCTGCTCGGGGAGGTTGTCGTCACGCGGGCGTACGAGCAGGCGCCGGCCCGGCTGGGCGCGCTCAGCCCGATCGTGGTCGAGGAGGCGGAGGCGGGCGACGCGGTGGCGCGGGGCCTGCTGGACGCGGCGGCCGGGCTGCTCGCGGCGACGGTGCGCTCGCTGGAGCCGCGGCCGGGCGAGCCGCTGGTGGCGACCGGTGGGCTGCTGGGGCCGGGCGGGCCGCTGCTGGGCCGGGTGACCGAGCGGCTGGCGGATCGTGGGCTGCGGGTCTTCCCGGTCGCGGACGGCTCCACCGGTGCTGCCGCGCTCGCGTGCGGGCTGCTCGACGGAGGCGGTTCGGGCGGTCGGGGCGGACCGGGTGCGGCGGTGTGA
- a CDS encoding MurR/RpiR family transcriptional regulator: MITALIRTELPRMSGSLRKVGELVLADPVAATHGSAAELGRRTGTSQATVTRFCRALGLESYQQLLIELAQEQGRTEAEPRSAALGPRIGPDDDLEQVIGVVAEADLRALRHTAELLDREALERAAQALARARRIDVYGVGGSGIVAHETQARLFGIGCAAHAWTEVHAAETSAALLTPSDAVVAVSHSGTTREVLEPLRLAADRGAATVAVTGDPRSPIAQAADVRLTSFSGETSFRRGNFGTRHSVLLIVDCLYARVAQLTYERATASIALTAHIAAAHTTKKAPGRRTGSAS; encoded by the coding sequence ATGATCACCGCACTGATCCGCACCGAACTTCCCCGGATGTCCGGGTCGCTGCGCAAGGTCGGCGAGTTGGTGCTCGCCGATCCGGTCGCGGCCACCCACGGCTCCGCGGCGGAGCTGGGGCGGCGCACGGGGACCTCGCAGGCGACGGTGACACGGTTCTGCCGGGCGCTGGGCCTGGAGTCCTACCAGCAGCTGCTGATCGAGCTGGCGCAGGAGCAGGGCCGGACCGAGGCCGAGCCGCGAAGTGCCGCGCTGGGCCCGCGGATCGGGCCGGACGACGACCTGGAGCAGGTGATCGGAGTCGTCGCGGAGGCGGATCTGCGGGCGCTGCGGCACACCGCGGAGCTGCTGGACCGGGAGGCGCTCGAACGGGCCGCGCAGGCCCTCGCCCGGGCCCGCAGGATCGACGTCTACGGGGTCGGCGGCTCCGGCATCGTCGCCCACGAGACGCAGGCCCGGCTCTTCGGCATCGGCTGCGCCGCCCACGCCTGGACCGAGGTGCACGCCGCGGAGACCTCAGCGGCCCTGCTGACGCCCTCCGACGCGGTGGTGGCGGTTTCCCACTCGGGCACCACCCGCGAGGTCCTGGAGCCCCTGCGGCTGGCCGCGGACCGAGGGGCGGCGACCGTGGCCGTCACCGGCGACCCGCGCTCGCCCATCGCGCAGGCCGCCGACGTCCGCCTGACGTCGTTCTCCGGCGAGACCAGCTTCCGGCGCGGCAACTTCGGCACCCGCCACTCCGTGCTGCTGATCGTGGACTGCCTCTACGCCCGCGTCGCGCAGCTCACCTACGAGCGGGCGACCGCTTCCATCGCGCTGACCGCGCACATCGCGGCGGCCCACACCACGAAAAAGGCCCCCGGCCGCCGGACCGGCTCAGCTTCCTGA
- a CDS encoding RNA polymerase-binding protein RbpA, producing the protein MASGNAIRGSRVGAGPMGEAERGESAPRLRISFWCSNGHETQPSFASDAQIPETWDCPRCGFPAGQDEENPPAPPRTEPYKTHLAYVRERRSAADGEAILAEALAKLRGEI; encoded by the coding sequence GTGGCAAGTGGCAACGCGATCCGTGGCAGTCGGGTCGGAGCGGGGCCGATGGGAGAGGCCGAGCGCGGCGAGTCCGCTCCGCGCCTGCGCATCTCCTTCTGGTGCTCCAACGGGCACGAGACCCAGCCGAGTTTCGCCAGCGACGCGCAGATCCCGGAGACCTGGGACTGCCCCCGCTGCGGCTTCCCGGCCGGGCAGGACGAGGAGAACCCGCCGGCACCGCCGCGCACCGAGCCGTACAAGACACACCTGGCGTACGTACGGGAGCGCCGCTCGGCCGCCGACGGCGAGGCGATCCTCGCCGAGGCACTGGCGAAGCTCCGGGGCGAGATCTAG
- the secG gene encoding preprotein translocase subunit SecG, producing MVIGFSIALIIFSLLLLLLVLMHKGKGGGLSDMFGGGMQSTVGGSSVAERNLDRITVVIGLLWFACIVALGIVMKVKN from the coding sequence GTGGTCATCGGGTTCTCCATCGCCCTCATCATCTTCAGCCTGCTGCTCCTGCTGCTCGTGCTCATGCACAAGGGGAAGGGCGGCGGCCTTTCCGACATGTTCGGCGGCGGCATGCAGTCCACCGTCGGCGGTTCGTCGGTGGCCGAGCGCAACCTCGACCGGATCACCGTGGTGATCGGCCTGCTGTGGTTCGCGTGCATCGTCGCTCTCGGCATCGTGATGAAGGTGAAGAACTAG
- the tpiA gene encoding triose-phosphate isomerase has product MSEQSTRTPLMAGNWKMNLNHLEAIAHVQKLSFGLNDRDHDAVEVAVLVPFTDLRSVQTLVDGDRLRIKYGAQDVSAHDHGAYTGEISGPMLAKLKCEYVVIGHSERRQYHGEDEEIVNSKVKAAFRHGLTPILCVGEGLDVRKAGNQVAHTLAQLDGALKDVPAEQAAGIVIAYEPVWAIGTGEVATPEDAQEVCAAIRGRLAELYDQELADGVRIQYGGSVKAGNVAAIMAQPDVDGALVGGAALDPEEFVKIVRFRDQ; this is encoded by the coding sequence ATGAGTGAGCAGAGCACCCGCACCCCGCTGATGGCGGGCAACTGGAAGATGAACCTCAACCACCTCGAGGCCATCGCGCACGTCCAGAAGCTCTCCTTCGGCCTCAACGACAGGGACCACGACGCGGTCGAGGTCGCCGTCCTGGTGCCCTTCACCGATCTGCGCTCCGTGCAGACCCTCGTGGACGGCGACCGGCTGCGGATCAAGTACGGCGCCCAGGACGTGTCGGCGCACGACCACGGTGCGTACACCGGCGAGATCTCCGGGCCGATGCTGGCCAAGCTGAAGTGCGAGTACGTCGTGATCGGGCACTCCGAGCGCCGCCAGTACCACGGCGAGGACGAGGAGATCGTCAACAGCAAGGTGAAGGCCGCGTTCCGGCACGGCCTGACCCCGATCCTGTGCGTCGGGGAGGGCCTGGACGTCCGCAAGGCCGGCAACCAGGTCGCGCACACCCTCGCCCAGCTCGACGGCGCGCTCAAGGACGTGCCCGCGGAGCAGGCGGCGGGGATCGTCATCGCCTACGAGCCGGTCTGGGCGATCGGCACCGGCGAGGTGGCCACCCCCGAGGACGCCCAGGAGGTCTGTGCGGCGATCCGCGGCCGGCTGGCGGAGCTGTACGACCAGGAGCTCGCCGACGGCGTCCGTATCCAGTACGGCGGCTCGGTCAAGGCGGGCAACGTGGCCGCGATCATGGCCCAGCCGGACGTGGACGGCGCCCTGGTGGGCGGCGCCGCGCTGGACCCGGAGGAGTTCGTCAAGATCGTCCGGTTCCGGGACCAGTGA
- a CDS encoding phosphoglycerate kinase: protein MKTIDDLIADGQVEGKRVFVRADLNVPLDGTTITDDGRIRAAVPTIAKLAEAGATVVVASHLGRPKGEPDPKFSLAPVRDRLAELLDRQVLFGTDTVGEQTRQALEGAGAGDVVLLENLRFFPGETSKDDAERGAFADRLAALADTYVGDGFGAVHRKHASVYDLPARLPHAAGGLIATEVGVLKKLTEDVSRPYAVVLGGSKVSDKLGVIDHLLDKADRILVGGGMVFTFLKAQGHEVGKSLLQEDQIPVVTEYLERAKAKGVEFVLPVDVIGATQFPDLKTKAPAEPVTAPVDAIPADLIGLDIGPESRKLFAEKLADAATIFWNGPMGVFEHPDFADGTRAVAQALVDAPAFSVVGGGDSAAAVRILGFDENAFGHISTGGGASLEYLEGKTLPGLSALEN from the coding sequence ATGAAGACGATCGACGATCTGATCGCCGACGGACAGGTCGAGGGCAAGCGGGTGTTCGTCCGCGCCGACCTCAACGTGCCGCTGGACGGCACGACCATCACCGACGACGGCCGTATCCGGGCCGCCGTGCCGACCATCGCCAAGCTCGCCGAGGCCGGCGCCACGGTGGTCGTCGCCTCGCACCTGGGCCGCCCCAAGGGCGAGCCCGACCCGAAGTTCTCGCTCGCCCCGGTCCGCGATCGGCTGGCCGAACTGCTGGACCGCCAGGTGCTGTTCGGCACCGACACGGTCGGCGAGCAGACCCGGCAGGCGCTGGAGGGCGCCGGTGCCGGCGACGTGGTGCTGCTGGAGAACCTGCGCTTCTTCCCCGGCGAGACCAGCAAGGACGACGCCGAGCGCGGCGCGTTCGCCGACCGGCTCGCCGCCCTCGCCGACACCTATGTGGGTGACGGCTTCGGCGCGGTGCACCGCAAGCACGCCTCGGTGTACGACCTGCCGGCCCGGCTGCCGCACGCCGCCGGCGGCCTGATCGCCACCGAGGTCGGGGTGCTGAAGAAGCTCACCGAGGACGTCTCCCGCCCCTACGCGGTGGTGCTCGGCGGCTCGAAGGTGTCCGACAAGCTCGGCGTCATCGACCACCTGCTGGACAAGGCCGACCGCATCCTGGTCGGCGGCGGCATGGTCTTCACCTTCCTCAAGGCCCAGGGCCACGAGGTCGGCAAGAGCCTGCTCCAGGAGGACCAGATCCCGGTCGTCACCGAGTACCTGGAGCGGGCGAAGGCCAAGGGCGTGGAGTTCGTGCTGCCGGTCGACGTGATCGGCGCCACGCAGTTCCCCGACCTGAAGACGAAGGCGCCGGCGGAGCCGGTCACCGCTCCCGTGGACGCCATCCCCGCCGACCTGATCGGCCTGGACATCGGCCCGGAGTCCCGCAAGCTGTTCGCCGAGAAGCTCGCCGACGCGGCGACCATCTTCTGGAACGGCCCGATGGGCGTCTTCGAGCACCCCGACTTCGCCGACGGCACCCGCGCCGTCGCGCAGGCGCTGGTCGACGCTCCCGCGTTCAGCGTGGTCGGCGGCGGCGACTCGGCCGCGGCTGTCCGCATCCTGGGATTCGACGAGAATGCTTTCGGCCATATTTCCACCGGCGGCGGCGCCAGCCTGGAGTACCTCGAAGGCAAGACGCTGCCCGGCCTTTCCGCTTTGGAGAACTGA
- the gap gene encoding type I glyceraldehyde-3-phosphate dehydrogenase translates to MTIRVGINGFGRIGRNFFRAILEQGADIEIVAVNDLGDTATTAHLLKYDTILGRLKAEVTHTADTITVDGHTIKVLAERDPAAINWGELGVDIVIESTGIFTKAADAGKHIAGGAKKVIISAPATDEDITIVMGVNQDAYDPAAHNIISNASCTTNCVAPMAKVLLENFGIVKGLMTTVHAYTNDQRILDFPHKDLRRARAAAENIIPTTTGAAKATALVIPELAGKLDGMAMRVPVPTGSVTDLVVDLEREVTKDEVNAAFQKAAEGQLKGLLEYTEDPIVSSDIVNTPASCTFDSKLTMVQGKTVKVIGWYDNEWGYSNRLVDLTVFVGDRL, encoded by the coding sequence GTGACGATCCGGGTAGGCATCAACGGCTTTGGCCGCATCGGTCGTAACTTCTTCCGCGCCATCCTGGAACAGGGTGCGGACATCGAGATCGTGGCTGTCAACGACCTGGGTGACACCGCGACCACGGCACATCTGCTGAAGTACGACACCATCCTGGGGCGCCTCAAGGCCGAGGTCACCCACACCGCCGACACGATCACCGTGGACGGCCACACCATCAAGGTGCTCGCCGAGCGCGACCCCGCCGCCATCAACTGGGGCGAGCTGGGCGTCGACATCGTGATCGAGTCCACCGGGATCTTCACCAAGGCGGCCGACGCGGGCAAGCACATCGCCGGCGGCGCCAAGAAGGTCATCATCTCGGCGCCCGCCACCGACGAGGACATCACCATCGTGATGGGCGTCAACCAGGACGCGTACGACCCGGCGGCGCACAACATCATCTCCAACGCCTCCTGCACCACGAACTGTGTGGCGCCGATGGCGAAGGTGCTGCTGGAGAACTTCGGCATCGTCAAGGGCCTGATGACGACGGTGCACGCGTACACCAACGACCAGCGCATCCTGGACTTCCCGCACAAGGACCTGCGTCGCGCCCGTGCCGCCGCGGAGAACATCATCCCGACCACCACGGGTGCCGCCAAGGCCACCGCGCTGGTCATCCCGGAGCTGGCCGGCAAGCTCGACGGCATGGCCATGCGCGTCCCGGTCCCGACCGGCTCGGTCACCGACCTGGTGGTCGACCTGGAGCGCGAGGTCACCAAGGACGAGGTCAACGCGGCCTTCCAGAAGGCCGCCGAGGGCCAGCTCAAGGGTCTGCTGGAGTACACCGAGGACCCGATCGTGTCCTCGGACATCGTCAACACCCCGGCGTCGTGCACCTTCGACTCGAAGCTGACCATGGTGCAGGGCAAGACCGTCAAGGTCATCGGCTGGTACGACAACGAGTGGGGCTACTCCAACCGCCTGGTGGACCTCACGGTCTTCGTCGGCGACCGGCTCTGA
- the whiA gene encoding DNA-binding protein WhiA — translation MAMTAAVKDEISRLPVTRTCCRKAEVSSILRFAGGLHLVSGRIVIEAELDTGIAARRLRKDILEIFGHASDLVVMAPGGLRRGSRYVVRVVAGGDQLARQTGLVDGRGRPIRGLPPQVVSGATCDAEAAWRGAFLAHGSLTEPGRSSSLEVTCPGPEAALALVGAARRLQIPAKAREVRNVDRVVVRDGDAIGALLTRLGAHDSVLAWEERRMRREVRATANRLANFDDANLRRSARAAVAAGARVQRALEILGDDVPEHLAAAGRLRMDHKQASLEELGSLAEPPLTKDAVAGRIRRLLAMADKRASDLGMPGTEANLTEEMVG, via the coding sequence ATGGCGATGACGGCAGCGGTGAAGGACGAGATTTCCCGGCTCCCCGTCACCCGGACCTGCTGCCGCAAGGCGGAGGTCTCGTCGATCCTGCGCTTCGCGGGCGGCCTGCACCTGGTGAGCGGGCGGATCGTGATCGAGGCGGAACTCGACACCGGGATCGCGGCGCGCAGGTTGCGCAAGGACATCCTGGAGATCTTCGGGCACGCCTCCGACCTGGTGGTGATGGCCCCGGGCGGGCTGCGCCGCGGCAGCCGGTACGTCGTGCGGGTGGTGGCCGGCGGCGACCAGCTGGCCCGGCAGACCGGCCTGGTGGACGGGCGCGGCCGCCCGATCCGCGGGCTGCCCCCGCAGGTCGTCTCCGGCGCGACCTGCGACGCGGAGGCGGCCTGGCGCGGCGCCTTCCTCGCGCACGGGTCGCTCACCGAGCCCGGCCGGTCCTCCTCCCTGGAGGTGACCTGCCCCGGGCCCGAGGCCGCCCTCGCGCTGGTCGGGGCCGCCCGCCGGCTGCAGATCCCGGCGAAGGCCCGCGAGGTGCGCAACGTGGACCGGGTCGTGGTCCGCGACGGCGACGCGATCGGCGCGCTGCTCACCCGGCTCGGCGCCCACGACTCCGTGCTCGCCTGGGAGGAGCGGCGGATGCGGCGCGAGGTGCGCGCGACCGCGAACCGGCTCGCCAACTTCGACGATGCGAATCTCCGCAGGTCGGCTCGTGCGGCGGTGGCCGCTGGGGCGCGGGTGCAGCGCGCCCTGGAGATCCTCGGGGACGACGTCCCCGAGCACCTCGCCGCCGCCGGGCGGCTGCGGATGGACCACAAGCAGGCGTCCCTCGAGGAGCTCGGTTCCCTCGCGGAGCCGCCGCTGACGAAGGACGCGGTGGCCGGGCGTATCCGGCGGCTGCTCGCGATGGCGGACAAGCGTGCGTCCGATCTCGGGATGCCCGGCACCGAGGCCAACCTCACCGAGGAAATGGTCGGCTGA
- a CDS encoding gluconeogenesis factor YvcK family protein, with amino-acid sequence MTGRRRRRGGKDAASGRRSGVPPKVVALGGGHGLSASLAALRRITGDLTAVVTVADDGGSSGRLRAEMGVLPPGDLRKALAALCGDDEWGQTWSRVLQHRFVSGGDLHGHAVGNLLIVALWEQLKDEVAALEWVGRLLGAHGRVLPMSAVPLELEAIVRGHDPKLPDAVSTVRGQATVALTPGEVQEVHLVPADPPAVPEAVQAVMDADWVVLGPGSWFSSVIPHLLVPELADAVAQTRARRVLTLNLAPQPGETEGFSPQRHLEVLGRHAPKLTIDVVLADEAAVPDRDSLEQAAQKLGATVELARVAAPDGPRHDPESLAAAYDRIFRMRGRIGPWR; translated from the coding sequence ATGACGGGTAGGCGGCGGCGCCGCGGCGGCAAGGACGCCGCCTCGGGCCGCCGGTCCGGGGTACCGCCGAAGGTGGTCGCCCTGGGCGGCGGCCACGGCCTGTCCGCCTCCCTGGCCGCGCTGCGCCGGATCACCGGCGATCTGACCGCGGTGGTCACGGTCGCCGACGACGGCGGCTCCAGCGGGCGGCTGCGCGCCGAGATGGGGGTGCTGCCCCCCGGCGACCTGCGCAAGGCGCTGGCCGCGCTGTGCGGCGACGACGAGTGGGGGCAGACCTGGTCGCGGGTGCTCCAGCACCGCTTCGTCAGCGGCGGCGACCTGCACGGCCACGCGGTCGGCAACCTGCTGATCGTCGCGCTGTGGGAGCAGTTGAAGGACGAGGTCGCCGCCCTGGAGTGGGTGGGCCGGCTGCTGGGCGCGCACGGCAGGGTGCTGCCGATGTCGGCGGTGCCGCTGGAGTTGGAGGCGATCGTCCGCGGCCACGACCCGAAACTGCCCGACGCCGTGTCCACCGTACGGGGGCAGGCCACCGTCGCGTTGACGCCCGGCGAGGTGCAGGAGGTGCACCTGGTGCCCGCCGACCCGCCGGCGGTGCCCGAGGCGGTGCAGGCGGTGATGGACGCGGACTGGGTGGTGCTCGGCCCGGGTTCGTGGTTCTCCTCGGTCATCCCGCACCTGCTGGTACCGGAGTTGGCCGACGCGGTGGCCCAGACCAGGGCCCGGCGGGTGCTCACGCTCAACCTCGCGCCGCAACCCGGAGAGACCGAAGGTTTTTCTCCGCAGCGTCACTTGGAGGTTTTGGGCCGACACGCCCCTAAACTCACCATCGACGTGGTTCTCGCCGACGAAGCCGCCGTACCCGACCGGGACAGCCTGGAACAGGCCGCCCAGAAGTTGGGCGCAACGGTGGAACTGGCCCGGGTCGCCGCCCCCGACGGGCCGCGGCACGACCCCGAGTCGTTGGCGGCCGCGTATGACCGGATTTTTCGTATGCGTGGAAGGATCGGCCCATGGCGATGA
- the rapZ gene encoding RNase adapter RapZ has protein sequence MTSGATGETPAAIPELVIISGMSGAGRSTAAKCLEDLGWFVVDNLPPALIPTMVDLGARSQGNVARIAVVVDVRGRQFFDNLRESLADLATKGVKRRVIFLEASGDALVRRFESVRRPHPLQGTGRIVDGIAAERDLLRELRGDADLVIDTSSLNVHELRAKLDAQFAGDEEPELRATVMSFGYKYGLPVDADLVVDCRFLPNPHWVPELRPFTGLNDEVATYVFNQPGAKEFLDRYAELLHIIASGYRREGKRYVTIAVGCTGGKHRSVAMSERLAARLAADGVETVTVHRDMGRE, from the coding sequence ATGACCAGCGGCGCAACGGGGGAGACCCCGGCGGCCATCCCCGAGCTCGTGATCATCTCCGGCATGTCCGGAGCCGGCCGCAGCACCGCGGCCAAGTGCCTGGAGGACCTCGGCTGGTTCGTCGTGGACAACCTGCCGCCCGCCCTCATCCCCACCATGGTCGACCTCGGCGCCCGCTCCCAGGGGAACGTGGCGCGGATCGCGGTGGTGGTCGACGTGCGCGGCCGGCAGTTCTTCGACAACCTGCGCGAGTCGCTCGCCGACCTCGCCACCAAGGGCGTCAAGCGCCGGGTGATCTTCCTGGAGGCGTCCGGCGACGCGCTGGTGCGCCGCTTCGAGTCGGTCCGCCGCCCGCACCCCCTGCAGGGCACCGGCCGGATCGTCGACGGCATCGCGGCCGAACGCGACCTGCTGCGCGAACTGCGCGGCGACGCCGACCTGGTGATCGACACCTCCAGTCTCAACGTGCACGAACTGCGGGCCAAACTCGACGCCCAGTTCGCCGGTGACGAGGAACCGGAACTTCGGGCCACCGTCATGTCGTTCGGCTACAAGTACGGGCTGCCCGTCGACGCCGACCTGGTGGTGGACTGCCGCTTCCTGCCCAACCCGCACTGGGTGCCGGAGCTGCGTCCCTTCACCGGGCTCAACGACGAGGTGGCCACGTACGTGTTCAACCAGCCCGGCGCCAAGGAGTTCCTGGACCGGTACGCCGAGCTGCTGCACATCATCGCGTCGGGCTACCGGCGCGAGGGCAAGCGCTATGTGACCATCGCCGTCGGGTGTACCGGCGGCAAGCACCGCAGCGTGGCGATGTCGGAACGGCTCGCGGCGCGGCTGGCGGCGGACGGAGTGGAAACGGTGACCGTACACAGGGACATGGGGCGCGAGTGA